A portion of the Streptomyces platensis genome contains these proteins:
- a CDS encoding CbtB domain-containing protein — protein MAQTIAPPAAGAVTPAPIPLKAIAPWALFVGVLMLVLLYFIGAEQGATSLLSGTEVHEWVHDGRHLLGFPCH, from the coding sequence ATGGCTCAGACCATCGCACCCCCGGCCGCCGGCGCCGTCACCCCGGCTCCGATCCCCCTCAAGGCCATCGCACCGTGGGCGCTTTTCGTCGGCGTTCTGATGCTGGTTCTGCTCTACTTCATCGGCGCCGAGCAGGGTGCCACCTCGCTGCTCTCCGGCACGGAGGTCCACGAGTGGGTCCACGACGGGCGTCACCTTCTCGGCTTCCCCTGCCACTGA
- a CDS encoding CbtA family protein, which yields MNSVTIRNLLVRGMLAGLAAGVLALVVAYLLGEPKVDAAIAFEDAHSHEHGMEVVSRGVQSTAGLATGVLIYGVALGGIAALVFCFALGRIGRFGARTTAALLSGAALVAVYLVPFLKYPANPPAVGDPDTIGTRTALFFLMMLLGILLAVAATLLGRRLAPKLGNWNATVAAGAAFVVAIGLAYAFLPAYDNVPEGFPGTLLWQFRLSALAIQLVLWTAFGLLFGHLAERVVPARQEAPAAEAAPAVS from the coding sequence ATGAACTCCGTCACCATCAGAAACCTTCTGGTGCGCGGGATGCTCGCCGGTCTGGCCGCCGGTGTCCTGGCCCTCGTCGTCGCCTACCTGCTGGGCGAGCCGAAGGTGGATGCCGCCATCGCGTTCGAGGACGCACACAGCCACGAACACGGGATGGAGGTCGTCAGCCGCGGTGTGCAGTCCACGGCGGGGCTGGCGACCGGCGTACTGATCTACGGCGTGGCCCTCGGCGGGATCGCCGCACTGGTCTTCTGCTTCGCTCTGGGGCGGATCGGCCGGTTCGGTGCCCGTACCACGGCGGCGCTGCTCTCCGGCGCCGCCCTGGTGGCCGTGTACCTCGTACCGTTCCTGAAGTACCCGGCCAATCCGCCCGCCGTCGGTGACCCCGACACGATCGGTACCCGCACCGCCCTGTTCTTCCTGATGATGCTGCTCGGCATCCTGCTGGCCGTCGCCGCCACGCTCCTCGGCCGGCGGCTGGCTCCGAAGCTGGGCAACTGGAACGCCACGGTCGCGGCCGGCGCCGCGTTCGTGGTCGCCATCGGCCTCGCCTATGCGTTCCTGCCGGCCTACGACAATGTGCCCGAGGGCTTCCCCGGCACACTGCTCTGGCAGTTCCGGCTGTCGGCGCTCGCCATCCAACTGGTGCTGTGGACCGCCTTCGGGCTTCTCTTCGGCCACCTCGCGGAGCGCGTCGTACCGGCGCGGCAGGAGGCCCCCGCGGCCGAGGCGGCACCCGCCGTCTCCTGA
- the ribA gene encoding GTP cyclohydrolase II, which translates to MDPEDSAGPDLRVAINDAFGQRPGVEQVVTVRLPTTYGEFLAVGYLDRRSGIEQVALVHGDVVGESVLTRVHSECLTGDAFASTHCECGDQLSEALRAIVAEGRGVLVYLQGHEGRGIGLLGKLRAMKLQEGGLDTVEANIALGLPVDARDYGAAAEILQDLGVRSVRLLSNNPRKREALLRHGIPVEEQVPLLMPPRAENIRYLRAKRERLDHDLPHLDSVPGLS; encoded by the coding sequence ATGGACCCCGAGGACTCCGCCGGCCCCGACCTCCGTGTCGCAATCAATGATGCCTTCGGCCAACGGCCGGGCGTGGAACAGGTGGTGACGGTCAGGCTGCCCACGACCTACGGTGAATTTCTCGCCGTGGGCTATCTGGACCGCCGTAGCGGTATCGAGCAAGTGGCTCTGGTCCACGGCGATGTCGTGGGGGAGTCGGTGCTGACCCGGGTGCATTCGGAATGCCTGACCGGTGATGCCTTCGCATCCACCCATTGTGAATGCGGCGACCAATTGTCCGAGGCACTGCGCGCGATCGTGGCGGAAGGCCGCGGCGTTTTGGTCTATCTCCAGGGCCATGAGGGCCGCGGTATCGGGCTGCTGGGCAAGCTCCGCGCGATGAAGCTCCAGGAGGGCGGGCTGGACACCGTCGAGGCGAATATCGCGCTCGGGCTGCCGGTCGATGCCCGTGACTACGGCGCCGCGGCGGAGATTCTCCAGGACCTCGGCGTCCGGTCCGTGCGGCTGCTGTCGAACAATCCGCGCAAGCGCGAGGCCCTGCTGCGGCACGGTATCCCCGTCGAGGAACAGGTCCCGCTGCTGATGCCGCCCCGTGCGGAGAACATCCGCTACCTCCGCGCCAAACGGGAGCGCCTCGACCACGATCTGCCGCATCTGGACAGCGTCCCCGGTCTGTCCTGA
- a CDS encoding creatininase family protein, producing the protein MTASGHPTSATGPLPADTTEDVRARRPAMAVLPIGSFEQHGAFLPLTTDTVIACTIAREVAAGRPVQVLPPLTVSCSHEHADWPGTVSISARTLHAVVTDIADSLHRSGIDTLILINGHGGNYVLRNVVQESAGRGVRMALFPGSADWDAARTRAGVETPSHTDMHAGEVETSILLYAHPELVKEGYESADCVADDRKQLLTLGMSAYTESGVIGRPSLASARKGRELLAGLTEAFGEYAALFGDRAAADA; encoded by the coding sequence ATGACCGCTTCGGGACACCCGACTTCGGCCACCGGCCCGCTGCCGGCGGACACCACGGAGGACGTACGGGCACGGCGGCCGGCGATGGCCGTGCTGCCCATCGGCAGCTTCGAACAGCACGGCGCCTTCCTGCCGTTGACCACCGATACCGTCATCGCCTGCACCATCGCCCGGGAGGTGGCCGCCGGCCGCCCCGTTCAGGTGCTGCCGCCGCTGACGGTGTCCTGTTCGCATGAGCACGCCGACTGGCCGGGGACCGTGAGCATTTCCGCCCGCACCCTGCACGCGGTCGTCACGGACATCGCCGATTCGCTCCACCGGTCCGGTATCGACACCCTGATTCTCATCAACGGGCACGGCGGAAATTACGTCCTGCGCAATGTCGTTCAGGAATCCGCCGGGCGCGGGGTGCGGATGGCACTGTTCCCGGGCTCGGCCGACTGGGACGCGGCGCGCACCCGGGCCGGGGTGGAGACACCGTCGCACACCGATATGCATGCGGGAGAGGTCGAGACGTCCATTCTGCTGTATGCCCATCCCGAATTGGTCAAGGAAGGCTATGAATCAGCGGATTGCGTCGCCGATGACCGGAAGCAGCTGCTGACGCTCGGCATGTCGGCCTATACCGAATCCGGTGTCATCGGGCGGCCGTCGCTGGCATCCGCCCGCAAGGGACGGGAATTGCTGGCCGGGCTCACCGAGGCATTCGGTGAATATGCCGCGCTGTTCGGCGACCGGGCGGCAGCCGATGCCTGA
- a CDS encoding RibD family protein: MPELLDASAAWDLLRRLRTTDEALAAGMVPDGDGGLRWRRPATPEAEELAGRYLPLCLAGPEVAFAQLGQSLDGFIATRTGDADFVTGEEDRCHLHRLRALSDAVLVGAGTAVADDPRLTVRACTGDNPVRVVLDPRGRVPRSSGVFTDGAAPTLWVVGPDAAPADPGAGTEVLVLPDAAAFAPVRLLATLARRGLGRVLIEGGGVTVSRFLHEQALHRLYVTVAPVLLGDGVPGLRFPGTPVMREALRPPLRRALLGEDTLFEFALRPAGGPSGGPAD; encoded by the coding sequence ATGCCTGAGCTGCTCGACGCGTCGGCCGCCTGGGACCTGCTGCGGCGGCTCCGTACGACGGACGAGGCACTCGCGGCCGGGATGGTGCCGGACGGAGACGGCGGACTGCGCTGGCGGCGGCCCGCCACACCCGAAGCGGAAGAGCTCGCCGGCCGCTATCTGCCGCTCTGCCTGGCCGGCCCGGAGGTCGCGTTCGCCCAGCTCGGGCAGAGCCTGGACGGCTTCATCGCGACCCGCACCGGCGATGCCGACTTCGTCACCGGCGAGGAGGACCGCTGCCATCTGCACCGGCTGCGCGCCCTGTCCGATGCGGTGCTCGTCGGGGCCGGCACCGCCGTGGCGGACGATCCACGGCTGACCGTACGCGCCTGTACGGGCGACAACCCGGTGCGGGTGGTGCTCGATCCGCGGGGCCGGGTGCCGCGGAGCAGCGGGGTGTTCACGGACGGCGCGGCGCCGACCCTGTGGGTGGTGGGACCGGATGCCGCCCCCGCGGACCCGGGCGCCGGAACCGAGGTGCTGGTGCTGCCGGATGCGGCCGCGTTCGCCCCGGTGCGGCTGCTCGCGACGCTGGCGCGGCGCGGGCTGGGCCGGGTGCTGATCGAAGGCGGCGGGGTCACCGTGTCGCGGTTCCTGCACGAACAGGCGCTGCACCGGCTCTATGTCACCGTCGCCCCGGTCCTGCTCGGCGACGGTGTCCCCGGCCTCCGTTTTCCCGGGACGCCGGTGATGCGGGAGGCGCTGCGCCCGCCGCTGCGGCGCGCCCTGCTCGGCGAGGACACGCTCTTCGAGTTCGCCCTGCGGCCGGCCGGTGGGCCCTCGGGCGGACCGGCGGACTGA
- a CDS encoding lysylphosphatidylglycerol synthase transmembrane domain-containing protein codes for MTRSRWAAWLRMLAGLGILVALVWHLGSQAFLDGLRRIDAATLLAALAIGVLTTVFSAWRWCLVARGLGLRLPLGRAVADYYRALFLNAALPGGVLGDVHRAVDHGRTSGNLGRGVRAVALERTAGQVVLLVTGAAVLLVRPSPVLAPVARFLASPAVALALAVTGLLVVAVAVRLRRRGASRGERALRTVLAEARQGLLARGVWPGVALSSVAVLAGYLGMFVLAARVAGVTAPTTELVPLVVLALLAMALPVNVGGWGPREGVAAWAFGAAGLGATQGLTTAVIYGVLAFVASLPGAAVLLGPAVRRSAPLPAKQPAPSAAVPRPADGHPRTGSTGMVRQRGAEVPSAVGGGARYQAQTHGERSETPWSAGPP; via the coding sequence ATGACGCGGTCCCGCTGGGCGGCATGGCTCAGGATGCTCGCGGGACTGGGCATCCTGGTGGCCCTGGTGTGGCATCTGGGCTCGCAGGCCTTCCTGGACGGACTGCGCCGGATCGACGCCGCCACCCTGCTGGCCGCGCTCGCCATCGGCGTGCTGACCACGGTGTTCAGTGCCTGGCGCTGGTGTCTGGTGGCCCGCGGCCTCGGCCTGCGGCTGCCGCTCGGCCGGGCCGTCGCCGACTACTACCGGGCGCTGTTCCTCAACGCGGCGCTGCCCGGTGGCGTGCTGGGCGATGTGCACCGCGCCGTCGACCACGGCCGCACCTCCGGCAACCTCGGCCGGGGGGTCCGCGCGGTAGCCCTGGAACGGACCGCCGGCCAGGTCGTGCTGCTCGTCACCGGGGCCGCGGTGCTGCTCGTCCGGCCGTCACCGGTCCTGGCACCGGTCGCCCGCTTCCTCGCCTCGCCCGCCGTGGCTCTGGCCCTCGCCGTTACGGGTCTGCTGGTGGTCGCGGTCGCCGTCCGGCTGCGCCGCCGGGGCGCCTCGCGCGGGGAACGCGCCCTGCGCACCGTATTGGCCGAAGCCCGCCAGGGCCTGCTGGCCCGTGGCGTCTGGCCCGGGGTCGCGCTCTCGTCCGTGGCGGTCCTGGCGGGCTACCTCGGGATGTTCGTCCTGGCCGCCCGGGTCGCGGGCGTCACCGCACCGACCACCGAGCTGGTGCCGCTGGTGGTGCTGGCGCTGCTCGCGATGGCGCTGCCGGTGAACGTGGGCGGCTGGGGGCCCCGGGAAGGCGTCGCCGCCTGGGCCTTCGGCGCCGCCGGACTGGGCGCGACGCAGGGACTCACCACCGCGGTGATCTACGGCGTACTCGCCTTCGTCGCAAGCCTCCCCGGGGCCGCCGTGCTGCTGGGACCCGCCGTGCGACGCTCCGCTCCGCTCCCCGCGAAGCAGCCGGCGCCGTCCGCTGCCGTGCCCCGCCCGGCGGACGGGCACCCCCGTACCGGGAGTACGGGGATGGTCCGGCAGCGCGGTGCGGAGGTCCCGTCGGCGGTGGGCGGGGGAGCGCGGTACCAGGCGCAGACGCACGGCGAGCGGAGTGAGACGCCCTGGTCCGCGGGTCCGCCCTGA
- a CDS encoding SAM-dependent methyltransferase — MSAPERPRFAPRWLELRERADAAARAPELLRPLLAWLEAQPAPEGPPGGPRGLVIRDLGCGIGSMGRWLGVRLPGPQQWVLHDLDPALLALAGARMPVTAADGTPVAATTARGDLAALTADDLAGTSLVTASALLDLLTLDEVEDLAEACMGAGSPALLALSVAGRVELTPADPFDAEIADAFNDHQRRTDQGRALLGPDAIAAAVAAFERRGATVLVQPSPWRLGCAESALIAEWLRGWVGAAHAQRPELAPEAVAYLRRRLEECAAGELTVAVHHTDLLALPRQRSGSA; from the coding sequence ATGAGCGCGCCCGAGAGACCTCGATTCGCCCCGCGGTGGCTGGAGTTGCGGGAGCGCGCCGATGCCGCGGCCCGGGCCCCCGAGCTGCTGCGCCCGCTGCTGGCGTGGCTCGAGGCGCAGCCTGCCCCCGAGGGCCCGCCCGGCGGCCCCCGTGGTCTGGTGATCCGTGATCTCGGCTGCGGTATCGGCTCCATGGGGCGCTGGCTCGGCGTCCGGCTGCCCGGCCCGCAGCAGTGGGTCCTGCACGACCTGGACCCCGCGCTGCTCGCCCTCGCCGGGGCGCGGATGCCGGTAACGGCCGCCGATGGCACGCCCGTTGCCGCCACCACCGCGCGCGGCGATCTGGCCGCCCTCACCGCCGATGACCTCGCCGGGACCTCGCTGGTCACCGCCTCCGCACTGCTGGATCTGCTCACCCTCGACGAGGTGGAAGACCTCGCCGAGGCCTGTATGGGCGCGGGCAGCCCGGCACTGCTGGCGCTCTCCGTCGCCGGACGGGTCGAGCTGACCCCGGCGGATCCGTTCGACGCCGAGATCGCCGACGCCTTCAACGACCATCAGCGCCGTACGGACCAGGGCCGTGCACTGCTCGGACCGGACGCCATCGCGGCGGCGGTCGCGGCCTTCGAACGGCGCGGGGCGACGGTGCTGGTGCAGCCCAGCCCGTGGCGGCTCGGCTGTGCCGAATCCGCGCTGATCGCCGAATGGCTGCGCGGCTGGGTCGGTGCCGCACACGCCCAGCGGCCGGAGCTGGCGCCCGAGGCCGTCGCCTACCTCCGCCGCCGGCTGGAGGAGTGCGCGGCGGGGGAGCTGACCGTCGCGGTGCACCACACCGATCTGCTGGCGCTGCCCCGGCAGCGGTCCGGGAGCGCATGA
- a CDS encoding glycosyltransferase family 4 protein: protein MTRTGATPGERVVHFVLPGDIDDPTSPSGGNTYDRRVCRDLPAAGWQVRPYALPGSWPRPDATACAELAQRLAALPDGAVVLLDGLVACGVPEILVPEAERLRLVVLVHLPLGDETGLDPAVAAELDACEHRTLHAVAAVVGTSDWAAVRLVTHHGLAPERVHAVRPGADPAPLAPGTDGATGLLCVAAVTPRKGQHRLIDALATVKDLPWSCACVGGLGRDPGYVAQLRGAVTGFGLDDRITFTGPRAGADLEASYASADLLVLTSYAETYGMVVTEALARGIPVLATAVDGVPEAVGQAPDGSVPGLLVPPGRPAALADALRGWLGDPQLRDGVRGSARARRAMLERWEMTSHSLAGVLERVRHKPRSTR, encoded by the coding sequence GTGACCCGAACCGGCGCCACCCCGGGGGAGCGGGTGGTGCACTTCGTCCTGCCCGGTGACATCGACGACCCGACGTCACCCAGCGGCGGCAACACCTACGACCGCCGGGTGTGCCGCGACCTCCCGGCCGCGGGCTGGCAGGTACGCCCGTACGCGCTGCCCGGCAGCTGGCCGCGGCCGGACGCCACCGCCTGCGCGGAGCTGGCGCAGCGGCTGGCGGCACTGCCGGACGGCGCCGTGGTCCTCCTCGACGGCCTGGTCGCCTGCGGAGTTCCGGAAATCCTCGTCCCCGAGGCGGAACGGCTGCGCCTCGTCGTCCTGGTCCATCTCCCGCTGGGCGACGAGACCGGCCTCGACCCCGCCGTGGCCGCGGAGCTGGACGCCTGCGAACACCGCACCCTGCACGCCGTGGCCGCCGTCGTGGGCACCAGCGACTGGGCCGCCGTCCGGCTCGTCACCCACCACGGACTGGCGCCCGAGCGGGTCCACGCCGTCCGGCCCGGCGCCGACCCCGCGCCCCTCGCACCCGGCACCGACGGCGCCACCGGGCTGCTGTGCGTCGCCGCGGTCACCCCGCGCAAGGGACAGCACCGCCTGATCGACGCACTGGCGACGGTCAAGGACCTGCCGTGGAGCTGCGCATGTGTCGGCGGGCTCGGCCGCGACCCCGGATATGTCGCCCAACTCCGCGGTGCGGTGACCGGGTTCGGGCTCGACGACCGGATCACCTTCACCGGGCCCCGGGCGGGCGCGGACCTGGAGGCGAGCTACGCCTCCGCCGACCTGCTGGTGCTCACCTCGTACGCGGAGACCTACGGCATGGTCGTCACCGAGGCACTGGCGCGCGGGATCCCGGTGCTGGCGACGGCGGTGGACGGCGTACCGGAAGCGGTCGGGCAGGCCCCCGACGGCAGTGTGCCCGGCCTGCTCGTACCGCCCGGCCGCCCGGCGGCGCTCGCCGACGCGCTGCGCGGCTGGCTCGGCGATCCACAACTGCGGGACGGGGTCAGAGGTTCGGCGCGCGCCCGGCGTGCCATGCTGGAGAGGTGGGAGATGACGTCGCACAGTCTGGCCGGAGTGCTGGAACGGGTTCGGCACAAACCCCGGAGCACGCGATGA
- a CDS encoding 6-pyruvoyl trahydropterin synthase family protein has product MFSITVRDHLMVAHSFRGAVFGPAQRLHGATFIVDATFRRPELDADNIVVDIGLATQELGGVIAELNYRNLDDEPAFAGINTSTEALAKVIADRLADRIEAGNLGEGARELAGISVTLHESHIAWATYERTL; this is encoded by the coding sequence TTGTTCAGCATCACCGTCCGCGATCACCTGATGGTCGCCCACAGCTTCCGTGGCGCGGTCTTCGGCCCCGCGCAGCGTCTGCACGGCGCGACCTTCATCGTGGACGCGACCTTCCGCCGACCGGAGCTCGACGCCGACAACATCGTCGTCGACATCGGCCTGGCCACCCAGGAACTCGGCGGTGTGATCGCGGAGCTGAACTACCGCAACCTCGACGACGAGCCCGCCTTCGCCGGCATCAACACCTCGACCGAAGCCCTGGCCAAGGTCATCGCCGACCGGCTCGCCGACCGCATCGAGGCGGGCAACCTCGGCGAGGGCGCCCGCGAGCTGGCCGGGATATCGGTCACCTTGCACGAGTCACACATCGCCTGGGCGACGTACGAGCGCACTCTGTGA
- a CDS encoding zinc-dependent alcohol dehydrogenase translates to MPRVACAFWLNAPGHGEIRTVPLPDPGPDEVLVRTLCSGVSRGTETLVFRGGVPVSQHSMMRAPFQEGDFPGPLKYGYLNVGVVEEGPSALLGRTVFCLYPHQTHYVVPASAVTPVPDSVPAPRAVLAGTVETAVNALWDAAPLVGDRIAVIGAGMVGCGVAAILARYPAVRVQLVDADPARAATAKALGVDFALPQDALGDCDLVVHASATEEGLARSLELLAPEGTVIELSWYGDRQVSLPLGEAFHSRRLVVRSSQVGAVSPARRARRTFADRLALALDLLADPAFDALITGESAFEELPEVLPRLVSGDLPALCHRIRYAPADG, encoded by the coding sequence ATGCCGCGCGTTGCTTGTGCGTTTTGGCTAAACGCTCCAGGTCACGGTGAAATCCGGACAGTACCCTTGCCGGACCCCGGACCCGACGAGGTTTTGGTGCGCACCCTCTGTTCCGGAGTGAGCCGCGGAACGGAGACCCTGGTCTTCCGTGGCGGCGTCCCCGTGAGCCAGCATTCCATGATGCGGGCGCCCTTCCAGGAAGGCGATTTCCCCGGGCCCCTCAAATACGGCTACCTCAATGTCGGAGTCGTCGAGGAAGGGCCGTCCGCCCTGCTGGGCCGCACCGTCTTCTGCCTCTACCCGCACCAGACGCACTATGTCGTCCCGGCGAGCGCGGTCACTCCGGTGCCCGACTCGGTGCCCGCCCCGCGGGCCGTGCTGGCGGGCACGGTGGAGACCGCGGTGAACGCCCTGTGGGACGCCGCGCCGCTGGTCGGCGACCGGATCGCGGTGATCGGCGCGGGCATGGTGGGCTGCGGTGTCGCCGCGATCCTCGCCCGCTACCCCGCCGTCCGGGTGCAGCTGGTGGACGCCGACCCCGCGCGGGCGGCGACCGCCAAGGCACTGGGTGTGGACTTCGCCCTGCCGCAGGACGCGCTGGGCGACTGCGACCTCGTCGTCCACGCCAGCGCCACCGAGGAGGGGCTCGCCCGCTCCCTCGAACTGCTCGCCCCGGAAGGCACCGTCATCGAGCTGAGCTGGTACGGAGACCGGCAGGTCAGCCTGCCGCTGGGGGAGGCCTTCCACTCCCGCCGGCTGGTCGTCCGCAGCAGTCAGGTGGGCGCGGTCTCCCCGGCCCGCCGCGCCCGCCGTACCTTCGCCGACCGGCTCGCGCTCGCCCTGGACCTGCTCGCCGACCCCGCCTTCGATGCGCTGATCACCGGCGAGTCCGCCTTCGAGGAGCTGCCGGAGGTGCTGCCCCGGCTCGTCTCCGGCGACCTTCCGGCGCTGTGCCACCGCATCCGCTACGCGCCGGCGGACGGCTGA
- a CDS encoding CDP-alcohol phosphatidyltransferase family protein, with amino-acid sequence MAVQERYDTRPFGPDITAGTGVQLLILEALRRAVGLSTAGWLTGCVFAVATWVVLTVALRRSWPRSFGMASFGMANRVTLARTILVGGVTALVADSFERRTPVAVLVALAAVALILDAVDGQVARRTGTVTPLGARFDMEVDAFLILVLCVYLVLPLGPWVLCIGLMRYVFVAASWVWPWLSGALPHSMARKTVAALQGVVLVVAGAGVLPRPAAAVAVSGALALLVWSFGRDVGWLWRVRGLAGGPAAASGRDRAEEGLPAMSRRAGPDR; translated from the coding sequence GTGGCCGTACAAGAGCGTTACGACACAAGGCCGTTCGGACCGGACATTACGGCGGGCACGGGAGTGCAGCTGCTCATACTGGAAGCGCTCCGCCGGGCGGTCGGTCTGAGCACCGCGGGGTGGCTGACGGGCTGCGTGTTCGCCGTGGCCACCTGGGTGGTGCTCACCGTCGCGCTGCGCCGTTCATGGCCCCGGTCGTTCGGTATGGCGTCGTTCGGCATGGCCAACCGCGTCACACTGGCCCGCACGATCCTGGTCGGCGGGGTGACGGCGCTGGTCGCGGACTCCTTCGAGCGCCGGACGCCGGTCGCGGTGCTGGTCGCGCTGGCCGCCGTGGCGCTGATCCTGGACGCGGTGGACGGTCAGGTGGCCCGGCGCACCGGCACCGTGACACCGCTGGGGGCGCGCTTCGACATGGAGGTCGACGCCTTCCTCATCCTGGTGCTCTGTGTGTATCTCGTGCTGCCGCTGGGCCCGTGGGTGCTGTGCATCGGCCTGATGCGGTACGTCTTCGTCGCGGCGTCCTGGGTCTGGCCATGGCTGAGTGGCGCGCTGCCGCACAGCATGGCCCGCAAGACCGTGGCGGCGCTGCAAGGCGTCGTGCTGGTCGTGGCCGGTGCCGGGGTGCTGCCGCGCCCCGCGGCGGCGGTCGCGGTGAGCGGGGCGCTGGCGCTGCTCGTATGGTCCTTCGGACGAGATGTCGGCTGGCTGTGGCGGGTCCGGGGACTCGCGGGCGGCCCGGCTGCGGCGAGTGGCCGGGACCGGGCCGAGGAAGGCCTGCCCGCTATGTCCCGGCGTGCCGGCCCAGATAGATGA
- a CDS encoding DUF6126 family protein: MSGAPRRKGPPPWRAVRSRTCIPTPSGPGTVRPCRGRPPGRGTIRTERGHGRVCPEGAARPHTSARCGVRRPRTTAIRPGTQLARLPGAVLYPHRAPRRSLWRRVFLYFVVSHLLLVFLALVIYLGRHAGT; this comes from the coding sequence ATGTCCGGCGCACCACGGCGTAAGGGGCCGCCGCCTTGGCGGGCGGTCCGCTCCCGCACCTGCATACCCACCCCCTCCGGCCCGGGCACCGTACGGCCCTGCCGGGGGCGCCCGCCCGGTCGCGGGACGATCCGTACGGAACGCGGACACGGCCGGGTCTGCCCGGAGGGCGCCGCCCGCCCGCACACCTCGGCGCGCTGCGGCGTCCGGCGGCCCCGGACGACCGCGATCCGGCCCGGGACCCAGCTGGCCCGGCTGCCCGGCGCGGTCCTGTACCCCCACCGGGCTCCGCGGCGCAGCCTGTGGCGACGGGTGTTCCTCTACTTCGTCGTCAGCCATCTGCTGCTGGTCTTCCTGGCGCTCGTCATCTATCTGGGCCGGCACGCCGGGACATAG
- a CDS encoding ArsR/SmtB family transcription factor, whose amino-acid sequence MNGAWLPVCQAKADFFRMLGHPVRIRVLELLQSGPMPVSGLLAAIGVEPSALSQQLAVLRRSGMVTATRSGSTVVYELAGGEVTELLRVARRALTEVLAGQHALLTELRQAEAGARPAAAGVPATGAVGAVS is encoded by the coding sequence ATGAACGGTGCATGGCTTCCGGTCTGTCAGGCCAAGGCCGATTTCTTCCGGATGCTGGGCCATCCGGTCCGTATCCGGGTGCTGGAACTGCTCCAGAGCGGACCGATGCCGGTGAGCGGGCTGCTCGCCGCGATCGGGGTGGAGCCGTCCGCGCTCTCCCAGCAGCTGGCGGTGCTGCGCCGCTCGGGCATGGTGACGGCCACCCGCAGCGGTTCCACCGTCGTCTACGAGCTGGCCGGCGGCGAGGTCACCGAACTCCTGCGGGTCGCCCGCCGGGCCCTCACCGAGGTGCTCGCCGGGCAGCATGCCCTGCTCACCGAACTCCGGCAGGCCGAAGCCGGCGCACGGCCGGCGGCCGCCGGGGTGCCGGCGACCGGCGCGGTGGGGGCGGTCTCGTGA
- a CDS encoding VOC family protein, producing the protein MTSLVRHLTLDCTDAYRLASFWAEVLDGSLAEDDMPGDPEATVTAAGTALLFVTVPEAKAGKNRVHLDLQPQDRGRDEEVERLLALGATPVADHRRPDGTGWVTLADIEGNEFCVERSAAERAG; encoded by the coding sequence ATGACTTCACTGGTACGCCACCTCACCCTCGACTGCACCGACGCCTATCGCCTGGCGAGCTTCTGGGCGGAGGTACTGGACGGCTCGCTGGCCGAGGACGATATGCCGGGCGATCCGGAGGCCACGGTCACGGCCGCGGGCACTGCGCTGCTGTTCGTCACGGTGCCCGAGGCCAAGGCCGGGAAGAACCGGGTGCACCTGGATCTCCAGCCGCAGGACCGGGGCCGGGACGAGGAGGTCGAGCGGCTGCTGGCGCTCGGCGCGACTCCGGTGGCCGACCACCGGCGCCCGGACGGGACCGGGTGGGTGACGCTGGCCGATATCGAGGGCAATGAGTTCTGTGTGGAGCGCAGCGCGGCGGAGCGGGCGGGCTGA